The Filimonas lacunae genomic sequence TAACATCCACAGTGGCAAAAGCATCTTTACTTAACTGCAGTTCATATTGCACTGCTCCCCCAATCTTTTGCCAGCCTACTTCAATGGTATTGGAATCGGCAGACAATACACCGGCAGATACTGGCCGGAACAAGCGTGGCGCTTCCACATCGTCATGTTTTTTGCAGGCGGTTATCATCACTCCTGCCACCATTGCTATTGCGAGTAATTTTTTCATACTTCTTTGTTTACAATCCTGAAATGTTAATAACCGTACTGATTGCTTAACGAACCCTGTGCAGCAGTAATTACCGAACCATGCAGCGGCAACACGTATCGTACAGGCGTTTGACCCGTGTTATCGGTATAACCCCGCCATTGCCACAGGTTGTAGTTGGCCGGGCTGTTGGTGGTAGTATTCCATAAACCGCGCATCCACGTGGTTTTGATACTATATTCAGCCGGCACAGCACCAGTGTATTTCTGAAAGCGGTTTAAGAAAGTAACACTCTTATCGGCGTTTCTTTTCGCATACAGATAATCCGGCAAATTGGAATAAGTGCCTACACCTGCCACCGCATCTTGTCCCATCTGGTTTAACAGGTTACGGGTATCTGCTATTTTCCGGCTATACAGGTTCCAGCGCACCAGGTCAAACTTCCTGATCATTTCACCGCCCAGCTCCCAGGCACGTTCATTTACAATAGCATTGAAGAAACCCACTTTGCCCGATGCCTGTGTAGCAAGATAATTTTCTACCTTCTCGCCCCATTGCGCTACCGGAAAAGCGCGTTGTCTTACTTTACGTAAGGCATCTTTCGCTATTTCCGTAGGACCATTTAATTCATTCTCGCTTTCTGCCAGCATCAGCAACACATCTGCGTAACGCATCAGCGGCCAGTTAATGCTGGTACCCTTGGCCGATGCAGGACCTAACGGGGTAGGCACCAGTATGCGGTTCCATTTGTTGATGGTAATAGAGGTTACGGCTACCGGGGCCTGCGCCAGGGTATCGTTATAACTGATGAGCGAGCAGGTGGCCGGCAAACGCAGATCGGTAGTATCGAACGAGTAATAATAGCTTGGGGCAAAACCGAATTGTATGGTAGTAGAACCAAAAGAATGGTAACTTGTACCATTGGTTACCCCCACCCCTGTACACCAACCTACATCACCATATCCCGGAGGATAGGCCACTTCATACAATATATCATCGTTCACCGGTTTAATGTATTTGTTCTCATTCATAAACACGGTAGCAAAATCTGTCAGCGCCCTTGGCTTCAGCTCTACCAGCTTTTTACAGTAGGTGTTCGCTATTTTGTAATAATCCAGATAATCTTCTTTGCGCTTCATTTCCATATCCGGATACAGCCAGTAACCACCACGCATCAGTGCCAGGCGGGCAATCAACGCGGTTACAAATTCGCGGTTGATAATTTCAATGCCGTTTGTCAGCTGATCGGCCCATTGCATTTTAGGTTCAATCGCTATCAGGTCATTGATTAAAAAAGTAAGTATAGAATCGCGGCCGGTACGTGGCAGGTAAAAATTATCGCCGGCACGCGAAGGCTTGGTATTCAAAGGCACATCGCCCCAGTGATGCATCAGCAGCATATACCAGTAAGCACGCAGGGCTTTTACTTCGCCCAGCATATTCAGGTAATTGACATTATTAGGTGCTTTAGGCAACGCTATGGTAGTTAAGCCGTATTCACACTCATTGGCCCGGTTAATAGCACTATAGGCATTGTTCCATACCGTAAGCAAATCGGCATTGGAAGTAGTGGCTTCAAACGACCACAGATCTCTTCTGGCCCCATCGGGCGAAGCGCCTACTGTCAAACCCACTTCTACATCGGTATTACCAGCAAACAAAGTAGACACGCGCGACGTAAATGCATCCTGGTTAAACAGGGCATATACCATATACACCGACTTACGGGCGTCTGATTCGGAGCTGAACACATACTCCTCGGGAAAGCGGGAAGGCGAATCGGATTCCAGGAATTTTTTACAGCCCCCCAGCAGCAGCGCTGCCATCACTACCCCTATATATATCGAACATTTCATGATAAACGAATTAAGGCTTTGGAAGAATTAAAAGGTTACGTTCACACCCACGGTATACGATCTGCTTTTAGGATAAGCGCTGTAATCCACACCCGGTGTCAGCTGGCTGTAGCCGCTGCTGCGCGTGGTGCTCACTTCCGGATCGTAGCCGCTATAACCGGTGATAAGAAAGGCGTTATACACTGTGGCATACACACGTAGCTTGGTCATATAAATAGCCTTGATCAGCTTAGACGGTACGGAGTAACCGATAGAAAAAGTATTTAACCGCAGGAATGAACCATTTTCCACAGCCCAGGAATGGAAATAAGGCGAAGCCGTGCCCATAGAAAAAGGCGACCATATTTTAGGATTGGGATTTAAAGCCGCCAGCTGTTTCAGATCTGTTACCAGCTCGCCTGCACTATTGATATAATGGAAACGGTTGTCATAGTTAGAAGTGTTCAACATGTTACCATAGCTGGTACGGTACAACATGTTAAAGGATATTTTACCGGTGTTATATACACTATTGCCATATACCCAGTTAAAGAAAGCAGTGACATCAAAACCTTTATAAGAAGCACTTACGCCAAACCCGCCGGTAGCTTTAGGCAATGCGTTACCTATTACCTTGCGATCGGCGGCAGTGATATCACCGGAATCATCCAGGTCTTTCAACTTCAAGGTACCCGGCCTTACCCCAATACCACCCAGGTCGGCAGAAGGCACACCGCTTTTTAAAATATACTTGCGGGTAGAAGCATCGTAAGAATCAAAATCATCCACCGAGTACATGCCATCTGTTACATAGCCATACATTAAGCCGATGGTTTGGCCTACATACAGGCGGTAATCATCCTGGCTTTTTAAATCCGTACCTGCCCAGTTACTGTTGAACAATCTTTCATCCACCCCATCCAGCTTATCAATTCTGGCCCTGTTAATACCGATGTTAAAGTTCAGCTCCACATTTAAATCCTTCTTCGATACAACGGTAGCATTCAAAGCCAGCTCAATACCCCTGTTGCTGGTTTGGCCAATATTACGCTGTTGCGTAGGGAAGCCGGTAGTAGGCGGTATAGCCGACTGCACCAGCAGGTCTTTGGTAGTGTTATGATAAAAATCCAGCGTACCGTTTACTTTGTTAAACAGGGTAAAGTCTAAGCCAATGTTACGGGTAATGGTGGTTTCCCATCTTACATCAGGGTTGGTCAATTGCGAGCTGGCATAGGTATAATACGGATTGGCTACATCTCCTGCACCATAAGGTCTGGTAACGCTTGGCGTAAACAACACCCGCCATTGATCAGAGCTGATATTGTTATTACCCGCTACACCATAACTGGCCCGCAGTTTTAAATCGGTGATAAAGGTGAAATTCTTCATGAAGTCCTCCGAAGAGATACGCCATGCCGCAGAAGCTGCCGGAAAGGCGCCCCATTGTTTGCCGGGAGCAAAACGAGTGCTGCCATCATAACGAATGGTAAAGTTTAATATATACTTCTTCTGAAACTGGTAAATAGCCTGACCAAAGAAAGAAGCAGTTTTATCGGCCGCCATTTCTGTGGTGGTATGCTGATCCTGTGTGCCCAGGCTCATAGTGGCAAACAGCTTTTCGGGTAAGATATCCGCATTGAAATATTTAGCACGGTTATATTCTTCAAAGCCTTTGTTGCGCGAAAGTATTTCCTGCCCTAACAATACATTCAAATCGTGATTGGCATTCTTTTTCACGGCCACACGCAACGTGTTGGTAAGGCGGTAATCTTCTGTTTGTGTTTGGGTAATTTCACCCATAGGCAGGTTACCTCCTTCGTTACGGGCAGTGCTGGTAAGCGGGCCATAGTAACGGCGGTTTTGTGCATAACTAAGGCCATAACTGGCTTCTGTGCGATACGTAATGCTTTTATTAATATTCCACGACAAACCGGCGTTGAAGCTAAACAAGCGCCCGGTTCTTTTGCGGTAATCCTGATCGGTTAATTTCAGCGGGTTTACCAGGCTGGATAAAAACTGTTCATAATCATCGCCGGCACCGGGATCTATGATCACCATATCCGCAATACCATTTACCGGCCTTGTGGTAATACCATCGCCAATTCTAAAGTTAGAGCTGCCCGAAGAACCCGCACCATTGATAATAGTGTTGGTATAACGCATAGCCATATCAAACTTCAACGCTTTGGAAATTTCGTGGTTCAGCTTGAAGTTGAGGTAATATCGTTTGAAGTTATTGCTGGCAATTAAACCCGCTTCTTTGTTGTGGGTAAAGTTGAGCGCCACCTTTGTTTTATCGTTACCGCCGGTAAGGCTTACACTGTTCTGTTGTGAGTAAGACGGGCTGCCATACAATTGCTGTTGCCAATCGGTGCCCTTCTGGTATTTATACAATTCCAGGTCTTCATAATCACCAAAGTACTTGGTAAAATTATCTACATCCGTCTGGCTTTTCAAACGCGCATACTCATACTGCGCCAACACAAATTCGTAGGGCGATAACACTTCCAGTTTCTTTGGCAGTTGCCGGGACTGCATAAAACCATTGTAATTAATAGAAGTTTTACCCCCCTTCGCACTTTTGGTAGTGATGATGATAACGCCGTTAGCACCTGCTGCACCATAGATTGCTGCAGTAGCTGCATCTTTCAGAATATCAATGGTAGCAATATCTGCCGGGGCAATATCATTGATGCTGTTTACCCTAAAACCATCTACTATATATAACGGATCGTTACTGCCTGTGATGGAACCACCACCGCGCACCCGTATCACTACCTCTGCACCGGGCTGTCCATCCACCGTAGTTACCTGCACGCCGGGCAAACGGCCGGTAAGCGCTTCCGCTGCACTTGATACCGGAATTTTTTCCAGTTGCGCCCCGCTTAACGAAGACACAGTACCCGTTAAATCTTTTCTTTTCACCGCCTGGTAGCCAATCACCACCACATCCTCCATACTCTTATTCATTTCTTCCAACGCTACCGTAACAGGTACTTCCTGTGTAACAGCTATTTCTTTTACCTGGTAGCCGATGTACGATACCACCAGGGTAGCCGGCAGTTTGCTGATAGTTAATGCAAAGTTGCCATCTGCTTTGGTAAGCACTTTGGCAGTACCGCCTTTTTCATGCACACTGGCCCCCAGTAAAGGCTCTTTGTTAACGTTAATGATGTTGCCGTTGATCACTATCGGAGGGGGGGCCTTGGTGGCCTGCAAAGCCGGCGTGGCAGCGTTTTTCTTTTCTTTTACCACAATGGTTTTCTCTACTATGGAAAAAGTAAGTGGCGCCTGTTCAAAGCAGGCAGTTAATGCTTTTTCTAAAGCTTCGTTGTTAACGGTAACTGTTACAGGAGGTAATTTTTTCACAAAGCCTTCCGGGTAAAAAAAGGTATAACCCGTTTGCCGGGTAATATCCTGGAATATGGTTTCCAGCTGTTGCCCCTTTGCATTCAGGGTTACTTTCTGGGCTAAGCCCGGCGCAATACCTGCCAGCAATAGCAATACAAACAAGGTGGCAGTACGCAAACGGCAAGCAGTGGCCCGCCGGCATTGCAATGGCAATGCACGCTCACAAGCAATCGGTTCCATAATGTAATCTCTGGTTTAAATCATTTATAACAGTGTATCTGTTTACTGTGGCTGCACCAGCACAGATTTTCCATGAATGGTAAATTTTACAAGTCCCGTTAGTTCCAGTATATGCAGCAGCTGTTCTGCATTTACGTTGCGCGAAATCTGTCCTGAAAACACTTCTGTTATGCCGCCCTTATATTCAAAGTCAATATCGTACCATCGTGCCGCCTGTCGAAGTATTGCTTCCACCGAAGCGCCTTTAAATTGAAAACGCCCGTTTTTCCAGGCCATCACCTCTTCTACATCTACGTGACTGTTCAATTTACTGCTACCGGCCGGATATGCTACCAGTTGCTGGCCTGGCTTCAGCTGTGTGTTGCTGTTACCGTCTCCTATACGCACACCGCCTTCCAGCAATGTGGTGCTGATCCCTGCTTCATCGGCATAGGCATTGATGTTAAACGAAGTGCCCAGCACTTCTACATCCACCCTGCCGGTTTGCACATGAAAAGGCATGCCCGTATTCTGTGCTACTTCAAAATAGCCCTCGCCTGTTAGCTCCACACGACGCTCTTTGCCGGAAAATGCTGCCGGAAAACGCAGTGCAGATGAAGCATTCAGCCACACCTTTGTGCCATCGGCCAGCACCAGCTGGTACTGCCCGCCTTTAGGCGTGGCAATAGTATTGTATGCCATAGCTGTACCGGCATCCTTGCCATGATAAGCTATACGGCCATCCTCCAGCTTTATTACAGTCACCTTTCCCTGCGTAGCCAGCTGTCCGCTACCAGCACTGTCCAGCACAATAGTACTGCCATCTGCCAGTGTTAACAATGCCCTGTTGCCGCCAGGCGCTATACTATCTTTATTATTTTTTGTATGCTTTGCCAACGATTTGCTTTCGCCATTACCTGTAGTTTGCCACCACCAGTAACCTCCTCCGGCCAGTAACAACACCGCTGCCGCTACTGCCAGCCTTTTCCCTATCCGGAACAGCTTGTTATCGGCAGGTTCATTCCCTGCTATCTGCT encodes the following:
- a CDS encoding RagB/SusD family nutrient uptake outer membrane protein, coding for MKCSIYIGVVMAALLLGGCKKFLESDSPSRFPEEYVFSSESDARKSVYMVYALFNQDAFTSRVSTLFAGNTDVEVGLTVGASPDGARRDLWSFEATTSNADLLTVWNNAYSAINRANECEYGLTTIALPKAPNNVNYLNMLGEVKALRAYWYMLLMHHWGDVPLNTKPSRAGDNFYLPRTGRDSILTFLINDLIAIEPKMQWADQLTNGIEIINREFVTALIARLALMRGGYWLYPDMEMKRKEDYLDYYKIANTYCKKLVELKPRALTDFATVFMNENKYIKPVNDDILYEVAYPPGYGDVGWCTGVGVTNGTSYHSFGSTTIQFGFAPSYYYSFDTTDLRLPATCSLISYNDTLAQAPVAVTSITINKWNRILVPTPLGPASAKGTSINWPLMRYADVLLMLAESENELNGPTEIAKDALRKVRQRAFPVAQWGEKVENYLATQASGKVGFFNAIVNERAWELGGEMIRKFDLVRWNLYSRKIADTRNLLNQMGQDAVAGVGTYSNLPDYLYAKRNADKSVTFLNRFQKYTGAVPAEYSIKTTWMRGLWNTTTNSPANYNLWQWRGYTDNTGQTPVRYVLPLHGSVITAAQGSLSNQYGY
- a CDS encoding TonB-dependent receptor, whose product is MEPIACERALPLQCRRATACRLRTATLFVLLLLAGIAPGLAQKVTLNAKGQQLETIFQDITRQTGYTFFYPEGFVKKLPPVTVTVNNEALEKALTACFEQAPLTFSIVEKTIVVKEKKNAATPALQATKAPPPIVINGNIINVNKEPLLGASVHEKGGTAKVLTKADGNFALTISKLPATLVVSYIGYQVKEIAVTQEVPVTVALEEMNKSMEDVVVIGYQAVKRKDLTGTVSSLSGAQLEKIPVSSAAEALTGRLPGVQVTTVDGQPGAEVVIRVRGGGSITGSNDPLYIVDGFRVNSINDIAPADIATIDILKDAATAAIYGAAGANGVIIITTKSAKGGKTSINYNGFMQSRQLPKKLEVLSPYEFVLAQYEYARLKSQTDVDNFTKYFGDYEDLELYKYQKGTDWQQQLYGSPSYSQQNSVSLTGGNDKTKVALNFTHNKEAGLIASNNFKRYYLNFKLNHEISKALKFDMAMRYTNTIINGAGSSGSSNFRIGDGITTRPVNGIADMVIIDPGAGDDYEQFLSSLVNPLKLTDQDYRKRTGRLFSFNAGLSWNINKSITYRTEASYGLSYAQNRRYYGPLTSTARNEGGNLPMGEITQTQTEDYRLTNTLRVAVKKNANHDLNVLLGQEILSRNKGFEEYNRAKYFNADILPEKLFATMSLGTQDQHTTTEMAADKTASFFGQAIYQFQKKYILNFTIRYDGSTRFAPGKQWGAFPAASAAWRISSEDFMKNFTFITDLKLRASYGVAGNNNISSDQWRVLFTPSVTRPYGAGDVANPYYTYASSQLTNPDVRWETTITRNIGLDFTLFNKVNGTLDFYHNTTKDLLVQSAIPPTTGFPTQQRNIGQTSNRGIELALNATVVSKKDLNVELNFNIGINRARIDKLDGVDERLFNSNWAGTDLKSQDDYRLYVGQTIGLMYGYVTDGMYSVDDFDSYDASTRKYILKSGVPSADLGGIGVRPGTLKLKDLDDSGDITAADRKVIGNALPKATGGFGVSASYKGFDVTAFFNWVYGNSVYNTGKISFNMLYRTSYGNMLNTSNYDNRFHYINSAGELVTDLKQLAALNPNPKIWSPFSMGTASPYFHSWAVENGSFLRLNTFSIGYSVPSKLIKAIYMTKLRVYATVYNAFLITGYSGYDPEVSTTRSSGYSQLTPGVDYSAYPKSRSYTVGVNVTF
- a CDS encoding FecR family protein produces the protein MSGNTFRQLLNKYLEGTLQENERQQLKAMLDNPEHLGELVQLIDAELESGVHAKVPDTAALLQIKQQLHQQIAGNEPADNKLFRIGKRLAVAAAVLLLAGGGYWWWQTTGNGESKSLAKHTKNNKDSIAPGGNRALLTLADGSTIVLDSAGSGQLATQGKVTVIKLEDGRIAYHGKDAGTAMAYNTIATPKGGQYQLVLADGTKVWLNASSALRFPAAFSGKERRVELTGEGYFEVAQNTGMPFHVQTGRVDVEVLGTSFNINAYADEAGISTTLLEGGVRIGDGNSNTQLKPGQQLVAYPAGSSKLNSHVDVEEVMAWKNGRFQFKGASVEAILRQAARWYDIDFEYKGGITEVFSGQISRNVNAEQLLHILELTGLVKFTIHGKSVLVQPQ